In Pseudoliparis swirei isolate HS2019 ecotype Mariana Trench chromosome 11, NWPU_hadal_v1, whole genome shotgun sequence, a genomic segment contains:
- the myct1b gene encoding myc target protein 1 homolog isoform X1, giving the protein MAHNETHPLLEILKSFNLGDMILAFCLSVLVGLLLGALVYILLTWASRRQATARITKRPRSSSPKPPGNNNNNQYQLGLYRSTFLSVYRQPSLEPVGPLGSKPGVESSTFRPVPRRSGAGLEMGEDTLILAVHEKDLAPVASSFSSDSAALVPNKRHSFWLGGNGLKGFLPSQTPPPAYDSVIRAFEETCT; this is encoded by the coding sequence GCGACATGATTCTAGCCTTCTGCCTGTCGGTGCTGGTGGGCCTGCTGCTCGGCGCGCTGGTCTACATCCTGTTGACCTGGGCGTCCCGGCGCCAGGCCACGGCCCGGATTACCAAGAGACCCCGATCTTCTTCTCCAAAACCCccgggcaacaacaacaacaaccagtatCAGCTGGGCCTCTACAGAAGCACCTTCCTGAGTGTCTACAGGCAGCCGTCCCTGGAGCCCGTGGGCCCTCTGGGGAGCAAGCCCGGCGTGGAGAGCTCCACCTTCCGCCCGGTGCCCCGGAGGAGCGGGGCCGGCCTGGAGATGGGAGAGGACACTCTGATCCTCGCCGTGCACGAGAAGGACCTCGCACCGGtggcttcctccttctcctcggaCTCGGCCGCCCTGGTGCCCAACAAAAGACATTCCTTCTGGTTGGGAGGCAACGGACTCAAAGGGTTCCTGCCCTCGCAGACCCCCCCGCCCGCGTACGACAGCGTCATCCGGGCTTTTGAAGAGACCTGCACTTGA
- the myct1b gene encoding myc target protein 1 homolog isoform X2: MYSIGDMILAFCLSVLVGLLLGALVYILLTWASRRQATARITKRPRSSSPKPPGNNNNNQYQLGLYRSTFLSVYRQPSLEPVGPLGSKPGVESSTFRPVPRRSGAGLEMGEDTLILAVHEKDLAPVASSFSSDSAALVPNKRHSFWLGGNGLKGFLPSQTPPPAYDSVIRAFEETCT; encoded by the exons atgtattcaattg GCGACATGATTCTAGCCTTCTGCCTGTCGGTGCTGGTGGGCCTGCTGCTCGGCGCGCTGGTCTACATCCTGTTGACCTGGGCGTCCCGGCGCCAGGCCACGGCCCGGATTACCAAGAGACCCCGATCTTCTTCTCCAAAACCCccgggcaacaacaacaacaaccagtatCAGCTGGGCCTCTACAGAAGCACCTTCCTGAGTGTCTACAGGCAGCCGTCCCTGGAGCCCGTGGGCCCTCTGGGGAGCAAGCCCGGCGTGGAGAGCTCCACCTTCCGCCCGGTGCCCCGGAGGAGCGGGGCCGGCCTGGAGATGGGAGAGGACACTCTGATCCTCGCCGTGCACGAGAAGGACCTCGCACCGGtggcttcctccttctcctcggaCTCGGCCGCCCTGGTGCCCAACAAAAGACATTCCTTCTGGTTGGGAGGCAACGGACTCAAAGGGTTCCTGCCCTCGCAGACCCCCCCGCCCGCGTACGACAGCGTCATCCGGGCTTTTGAAGAGACCTGCACTTGA